In Candidatus Dadabacteria bacterium, the DNA window TCCGGGTTTTTCTACTTTTTTCCCGTCCACCGTAACCCGCCCCGACATTATAAGCGCTCGGGCCTGGTTTCCGCTTTGGGCAAGTTTTTTTTCGACAAGGAGGCTGTCTAGTCTCGTTTTATTCTTCTCTTTCACTTAACCAGATGGCTATTTCTCTTAGAGGATTTGGAGTTTTCTGAAAACTTTCAAGCTCTTCTATGGCTTGGTTTGTAAGCTCGGAGACCCTAGCGTTTGATGCTTGTACTCCCATAACAGATACGTAGGTGTGTTTCTTCGCTCCGGTTTTGTCTTCTGACTCCTGTGTTGTGCTGTGACTTCCCGTAGCATCCAGGATGTCGTCTTTTATCTGAAAGGCGATACCTATTTTCTCCGAATAGGATTTGAGCTTCAGGACTTCTTCCTCGCCCGCTCCAGAGAGAATTGCTCCGCTAAGAACGGATGCTGTGATCATTTTTGCCGTTTTCATCAGGTAAGTATTCGAAATTTCATTAACTGATAAATGCTGTCCCCCGTCCATCTCAAGGTCAAAGGCCTGCCCGAGAACCATTCCCTTCGATCCCGCGGCCTCGGAAATAATGGAAATCACTCGCAATATAAGCTCTGACGATATACCCTCCTTGAGGGATTTTTCCGTTATCAGACTGAAGGCGTCGGTTAAAAGGGCGTCTCCTGCCAGGGTGGCCACGGCTTCTCCGAAGACCCTATGGTTCGACGGCTCCCCTCTTCTGGTATCGTCATCATCCATCGAGGGAAGATCGTCATGAATGATGGAATAGGTGTGGATCATCTCAATCGCGCACGCCGCAGGCAAAACATTTTTATGGCTTCCGCATACAAGCTCCGCGGTGGCAAGACACAGTATCGGTCTTAGTCTTTTTCCGCCTGGATGTACGCTGTAGGCGATTGATTGATGGAGTTTTGTTTCGGCCTTATCGGGAGGCAGGTATTCGCGTAGGCTGCGGTCAATGATCTCTTTTCTTGTGTGGAGGTACTCTTTTGTGTCAAAACTCATTTACTGTTCTTCGTCGTTAAAATCTTCAAGATCAAAAGTACCGTCGTTTTTTTCCACTATAAGACTTATTTTCTTTTTTACGCTCTCAAGGTTTAAATAACACTCCTTTATAAGGTCCGCCCCACGTTCGAATTTTTCAATGGATTCATCAAGAGGCAGTTTCCCCGTTTCAAGCGTATCGACAATTTTCTTTATTTCATCGAGAAGGTTCTCAAAGGATTTCATCTCGGAACTCATTTTTTCTTCACCTTTACACTTCAATTAGCTCTTTTTCGAATTCTCCAAGAACATGAGGGCTTGTTGAAACCGGGTCCACATCGAGAATGGACACCATATCTCCCACCTCAAGACTAAAGCCTTCATGGTAAACAGAAACTTCTTCGGTTCTCGTTCTCTCCACGACAAGTGGAATCATGTGCTCCGGAAGCGATTTTTCAAAATCCATTTTATCGATTGTTTCTTTTTTGATCTGGGATTTGAAGACAACGTATTCCTTAGCAGTAATTTTCGAATATATATCCATCACGTCAATTTTTTTTCCGAAAGCAAGGGGAACCCTGAATCTTTCCATGTCCTCAATATCGGAAGGACTCGCCATCCTGTTTATAAGTGCACAAACGTTGCTGACCTTGAAATCTATTCTCACAAGACGACAGGCAAGAACGTTCACATGATCGCTTGTTGTAAGGGATATAAGGGTATCCGGGGAAGAAATCTCCGTTTTCTCAAGTCCGTCAACGGTCAGGCCGTTTCCCTCAATCGCATTTAGTCCTTGTGATTTGGAAAGCTCGACAAGCCTCCTGTTTGTATCTATTAGGCAGACTTCTTTTCCTGTTTTTTCAAGCAATCTCGCCAGAAGTCTTGCGAGATTGTTAGCTCCTAGTATCACCACTTTATTCCTATTGTCGTTAACCCCTAGTACCCTTGAGACAAAGCCTCCTGCACCTCCTTGAAGGAAGACCGAAATAGCTATGGTAAGAAATACAAGTCCTTGGACCGTATTGCCACCCTCAATTTCATGTCTGTGCAACTCCAGGGCTATAATCGAAGCTATTGACGCGGCGATGATTCCTCTCGGGGAAACGAACGAAAGAAACATTTTTTCCCTGATCGAAAGATTGGAACGCATGCAGAGAAGAAATATCTCTATCGGTCGTACGATGAAAAGCAGCCCGAGCACAATCAAGGGGCCATAGATACCCAAATCCTTTATGTAATCGAGTTCAAGGCTTGCCGCGAGAAAAATGAAGAGCAGAGAAATGACAAGGATCGTAAGCTTGCCCTTGAACTTCTTCATTTCCTCTTCCTCTGGAATATTCAGGTTTCCGACTATAGCTCCTGAGACGATAGCCGCCACGAGCCCGGCATCCAGGGTTACCATTTCTGCAAATCCGTAGACGGCAAGCGCTGAGGCAAGCATAAAAAGATCTACGAAGTCCTCCATGTAGATATAGAATCTCTTAACTGCAAAGGTCGCTGCGTAACCTCCAAGAAGACCGAAAATCCCACCTACTAGAAACTTGTAAACGACAAGGAGCACTGCTTGGCCGATCTCCCCGACATGACTTATGAATCCGAAGGTTAAGCCAGACGCAGTCTGGGTGCTTCCGATAAGGACTACCTCAACTACAAAAAGAGCTATCAAGGCCCCGATAGGGTCGATCAGAACTCCTTCGTACTCGAGTATGTGTTTTAGGTTTGGCTTAACTTTGAATCTTCTCAATAGGGGATGGACAACGGTTGGGCCGGTTACTATGACCAAAGCACCGTAAACGAAGGCCATTTCCCAGGAAAGATTTCCTACAAAGTACGCGAAGACCGCCCCGCCTACCATCGTAATCATCGCGCCCACGGTTATAAGCAGCAGTATTATGTTCCCGTGGCTACGAGCCTCCTCTTTATTCAGGTTGAGTCCTGCTTCGAAAAGAACGATGGCTACGCAGAGCTTTATTATTATTTCAAGTCCTTCTCCAAACTCCGAGGGATGGACCAGAGATAAGAATTCCGGACCTACCAGAATCCCGAAAATGAGGAAAAATACAATATTTGGAAATCCTGTCCTGATGGAGAGCATCTGGCCGACTACTCCCAGCACCAAGGCAAGGGACACCATAACAAGCAAAGAGATACCCACCCTTTTTACGG includes these proteins:
- the xseB gene encoding exodeoxyribonuclease VII small subunit; its protein translation is MSSEMKSFENLLDEIKKIVDTLETGKLPLDESIEKFERGADLIKECYLNLESVKKKISLIVEKNDGTFDLEDFNDEEQ
- a CDS encoding cation:proton antiporter, with amino-acid sequence MVSLALVLGVVGQMLSIRTGFPNIVFFLIFGILVGPEFLSLVHPSEFGEGLEIIIKLCVAIVLFEAGLNLNKEEARSHGNIILLLITVGAMITMVGGAVFAYFVGNLSWEMAFVYGALVIVTGPTVVHPLLRRFKVKPNLKHILEYEGVLIDPIGALIALFVVEVVLIGSTQTASGLTFGFISHVGEIGQAVLLVVYKFLVGGIFGLLGGYAATFAVKRFYIYMEDFVDLFMLASALAVYGFAEMVTLDAGLVAAIVSGAIVGNLNIPEEEEMKKFKGKLTILVISLLFIFLAASLELDYIKDLGIYGPLIVLGLLFIVRPIEIFLLCMRSNLSIREKMFLSFVSPRGIIAASIASIIALELHRHEIEGGNTVQGLVFLTIAISVFLQGGAGGFVSRVLGVNDNRNKVVILGANNLARLLARLLEKTGKEVCLIDTNRRLVELSKSQGLNAIEGNGLTVDGLEKTEISSPDTLISLTTSDHVNVLACRLVRIDFKVSNVCALINRMASPSDIEDMERFRVPLAFGKKIDVMDIYSKITAKEYVVFKSQIKKETIDKMDFEKSLPEHMIPLVVERTRTEEVSVYHEGFSLEVGDMVSILDVDPVSTSPHVLGEFEKELIEV
- a CDS encoding polyprenyl synthetase family protein, coding for MSFDTKEYLHTRKEIIDRSLREYLPPDKAETKLHQSIAYSVHPGGKRLRPILCLATAELVCGSHKNVLPAACAIEMIHTYSIIHDDLPSMDDDDTRRGEPSNHRVFGEAVATLAGDALLTDAFSLITEKSLKEGISSELILRVISIISEAAGSKGMVLGQAFDLEMDGGQHLSVNEISNTYLMKTAKMITASVLSGAILSGAGEEEVLKLKSYSEKIGIAFQIKDDILDATGSHSTTQESEDKTGAKKHTYVSVMGVQASNARVSELTNQAIEELESFQKTPNPLREIAIWLSEREE